One window from the genome of Moraxella nasibovis encodes:
- a CDS encoding enoyl-CoA hydratase-related protein, whose product MGHIVCSTSGGVLEIRLNRPDKKNAITDAMYGDMIGAMKGALDDDGVRAVLFTAAGDFFCSGNDLADFLAVSTQGGGDELKAWQFIRLLADYPKPIVAAVTGAGVGIGTTLLLHCDLAYVHKEARLTTPFVNLALVPEAASSLLLTQKIGHAKAFEMFVLGEAMTGEMAVDCGLANACFDEVDEVVQTARQKAQQIATKSAQAVRYTKSLMRDSAKIISQMTAEKDCFAKCLASDDARMIFEKFLNKSK is encoded by the coding sequence ATGGGACACATCGTTTGTAGTACAAGTGGCGGCGTGCTAGAAATCCGCCTAAACCGCCCAGACAAGAAAAACGCCATCACCGATGCGATGTATGGCGACATGATAGGCGCCATGAAAGGGGCGTTGGACGATGATGGGGTGCGTGCCGTGCTATTCACGGCGGCGGGCGATTTTTTCTGTTCTGGCAATGATTTGGCAGACTTTTTGGCGGTCAGCACGCAAGGTGGTGGCGATGAGCTCAAAGCATGGCAATTCATCCGCCTGCTTGCTGATTACCCAAAGCCCATCGTGGCGGCGGTGACGGGTGCTGGCGTGGGTATTGGCACGACGCTGTTGCTGCATTGTGATTTGGCGTATGTTCACAAAGAGGCACGCCTAACCACACCTTTTGTCAATTTGGCGCTCGTGCCAGAGGCGGCGTCTAGCCTGCTACTTACCCAAAAAATCGGTCATGCCAAAGCGTTTGAGATGTTCGTCTTGGGTGAGGCGATGACAGGCGAGATGGCGGTGGACTGTGGACTTGCCAATGCTTGCTTTGATGAGGTTGATGAGGTGGTGCAAACCGCCCGTCAAAAAGCACAACAGATTGCGACCAAGTCAGCCCAAGCGGTGCGATACACCAAGTCTTTGATGCGTGATTCTGCCAAAATCATCTCGCAGATGACCGCAGAAAAAGACTGCTTTGCCAAGTGCCTTGCAAGCGATGATGCTCGGATGATTTTTGAAAAATTTTTGAATAAATCAAAATGA
- a CDS encoding Lon protease family protein: MTDRLTKFRLDHTDLKRRTDPKSLSVADAFDVTFGQKRAVKAIDIALDIHANGYHVFAVGENGLGKRTIITRLLRERAKNEPTPPDLVYVHDFDKPRKPIALSLPSGQGELFAKDMHKLWHTLYQKVLSKFASISYQNSITTIKQSAQKQERALIDKLNVAAKSHNLTLLQSTDQKAVLTPIDDQKPVSNTALDKLQKQLAKINIELDNLENEVNQKIDDLHETLIKKIITPLLSPIDKKYSTNNKHIAQYLKAYEQDIINNILFIVEHDEDFMVKTVGNTPNRYYVNVVVSHTPDDGAPIVFEDMPTHPNLLGHIEYTTQLGTILTDASMIRAGALHRANGGYLLLEASALLEHPYAWQGLKRALQSKKLAISSLEQMLTLTGSVSLEPDSVDLSVKVILLGEPELYYELLEFEPEFNSVFKIRADFHDTVARDSHSERFFIAKMTDMIHTHELPEFDKTAFAVILDELSVYADDKNKLDLHSDRLLQLLVESARWQRLCNSSDDKSSSVVAAHHVKQALDDIKDRKSHLKELYWQEIQNGQQLIKTDGFATGQINALTIIAYADSEFGLPARLTALIAPKFGTGEILDIERDVELGGSLHAKGMLIMTSFLRSLFSEFSELHFSASLAFEQSYAHIDGDSATLAECAVLLSALADVPINQAIAITGSMNQLGDAQAIGGVNEKITGFFDACFERGLTGSQGVIIPKTNVGQLMLNDGIVEAVKNGQFHIYAIDSIYDALFILTDMAINDRNKKGDYKKNTLFYKIIKRLSSWEDKDEGK, encoded by the coding sequence ATGACCGATCGATTGACAAAATTTCGCCTAGACCACACCGACCTAAAACGCCGTACCGACCCCAAAAGCCTGTCCGTCGCCGACGCTTTCGATGTTACTTTTGGGCAAAAGCGTGCCGTCAAAGCCATCGATATCGCCTTAGACATTCACGCCAATGGCTATCATGTTTTTGCGGTGGGCGAAAATGGCTTGGGCAAACGCACCATCATCACACGCCTATTGCGTGAGCGTGCCAAGAACGAACCCACGCCACCTGATTTGGTCTATGTGCATGATTTTGACAAACCCAGAAAGCCCATCGCCCTAAGCCTACCTAGTGGACAAGGCGAGCTGTTCGCCAAAGACATGCACAAACTTTGGCACACACTTTATCAAAAGGTGCTGAGCAAATTTGCCAGTATCAGCTACCAAAACAGCATCACCACCATCAAGCAATCCGCCCAAAAACAAGAGCGCGCCTTGATTGACAAACTCAATGTCGCCGCCAAATCGCACAACCTAACCCTACTCCAATCTACCGACCAAAAAGCGGTGCTGACCCCCATTGACGACCAAAAACCCGTCAGCAACACCGCCCTTGATAAATTACAAAAACAACTTGCCAAAATCAACATTGAGCTGGATAATCTAGAAAACGAAGTCAATCAAAAAATTGATGATTTGCATGAAACACTCATCAAAAAAATCATCACGCCATTACTTAGTCCCATTGACAAAAAATACAGCACCAACAACAAACACATCGCCCAATACCTAAAAGCCTACGAACAAGACATCATCAACAATATCTTGTTTATCGTAGAGCATGACGAAGATTTTATGGTAAAAACGGTCGGCAACACGCCCAACCGCTATTATGTCAATGTCGTGGTCAGCCACACGCCTGATGACGGCGCCCCGATTGTCTTTGAAGATATGCCCACACACCCAAATTTACTTGGGCATATTGAATACACCACCCAGCTTGGCACGATTTTGACCGACGCCAGTATGATTCGGGCAGGGGCATTGCACCGTGCTAATGGCGGCTATCTTTTGCTTGAAGCATCCGCCTTACTTGAACACCCTTATGCATGGCAAGGGCTAAAACGAGCCTTGCAATCCAAAAAGCTCGCCATCTCAAGCCTTGAACAAATGCTGACTTTGACAGGGTCGGTGTCGCTTGAGCCTGACAGCGTAGATCTGTCAGTCAAGGTGATTTTGCTTGGCGAACCAGAGTTGTATTATGAACTTTTGGAATTTGAACCAGAATTTAACAGCGTCTTTAAAATCCGTGCCGATTTTCACGACACGGTGGCACGAGACAGCCACAGCGAGCGATTTTTCATCGCAAAAATGACCGACATGATACACACGCATGAACTGCCAGAGTTTGACAAGACAGCCTTTGCGGTGATTTTGGACGAATTGTCCGTCTATGCCGATGATAAAAACAAGCTTGACTTGCACAGCGACAGGTTGTTACAACTGCTGGTCGAGTCTGCCAGATGGCAGCGCTTATGTAACAGCTCGGACGACAAATCATCAAGCGTGGTTGCCGCCCATCATGTCAAACAAGCCCTAGATGACATCAAAGACCGCAAAAGCCATCTTAAAGAGCTGTATTGGCAAGAAATTCAAAACGGGCAACAACTCATCAAGACAGACGGCTTTGCCACAGGACAAATCAACGCCCTAACCATCATCGCCTATGCCGACAGCGAATTTGGTCTGCCTGCCCGATTGACTGCACTCATCGCTCCAAAGTTTGGCACAGGCGAAATCCTAGACATTGAGCGAGATGTGGAGCTAGGGGGTAGTTTGCACGCCAAAGGAATGCTGATTATGACGAGCTTTTTACGCTCGCTGTTTAGTGAATTTAGCGAATTACACTTTTCTGCCAGCCTCGCCTTTGAGCAAAGCTACGCCCACATTGATGGCGATAGTGCGACTCTGGCGGAGTGTGCGGTGCTTTTGTCCGCCTTGGCAGATGTGCCAATCAACCAAGCCATCGCCATCACAGGCTCTATGAATCAGCTTGGGGACGCTCAAGCGATTGGCGGTGTGAATGAAAAAATCACAGGATTTTTTGATGCCTGCTTTGAGCGTGGTTTGACAGGCTCACAGGGCGTGATCATTCCAAAAACCAATGTCGGTCAATTGATGCTCAATGATGGCATTGTAGAAGCGGTTAAAAATGGACAATTTCATATTTACGCCATTGACAGCATTTATGATGCGTTGTTTATCTTGACAGACATGGCAATCAATGATAGAAATAAAAAAGGCGACTATAAAAAGAACACTCTGTTCTATAAAATCATCAAGCGTCTGTCAAGCTGGGAGGATAAAGATGAAGGCAAATAA
- a CDS encoding UvrD-helicase domain-containing protein → MSQLNPRQQEALAHVSGPLLVLAGAGSGKTSVITQKIAHLITNCNVPAERITAMTFTNKAAREMKARVSKLLPSEKTRGLTVSTFHQFGLQFLRYELLNTPLKSNFSIMDADDSKRLLMELMVRDNMSGAESRELAGKAIKYISDWKNDLVAPEDAAATLSDPEDLMFAHLYGLYERNLRAYNAVDFDDLIVLPAKILKENELVRDKWQRRIRYLLVDEYQDTNTAQYELVKLLVGASARFTVVGDDDQSIYTWRGAKPENMALLKQDFPNLHVVKLEQNYRSTNRILSAANTVIANNEHIFDKALWSDKGEGSHIRVITCPSDFDEAERVAKEIVAHRLRHGNLWEQYAVLYRSNFQARALEAELRQLNVPYKLSGGTSFFARTEIKDVMSYLRIILNPDDDAAFLRIINTPKRGMGSATLEKLGLLAQEYGISLLSACSHAGLKAAVGAKASNTLYAFADFIEHYTRELYDNADPMPLVRQMIVETGYIDFIKEDSKTPQQEKNRLDNIESLYQSIATLIDRAEEDEDKTIEAVIRKMMLLDMLEQQQEEENTNKVNLMTLHAAKGLEFDFVYIIGVEEEILPHRNSLLEDNIEEERRLMYVGITRARQELTLTLAQKRRAGKDFKQTTPSRFLDELPTDHIDYPAKRGAQKDPKQTAQDYLTNIQAMLAAKRGA, encoded by the coding sequence ATGAGTCAATTAAATCCCCGCCAACAAGAAGCCTTAGCCCATGTTTCAGGTCCTTTGCTTGTCCTAGCAGGGGCAGGTTCAGGCAAAACTTCGGTCATTACCCAAAAAATCGCCCATCTGATTACCAATTGCAATGTGCCTGCCGAACGCATTACGGCGATGACCTTTACCAATAAAGCCGCGCGAGAGATGAAAGCTCGTGTGTCTAAACTTTTGCCCAGTGAAAAGACTCGTGGCTTGACGGTATCGACTTTTCACCAGTTTGGCTTGCAGTTTTTGCGGTATGAACTGCTAAACACGCCATTAAAATCTAATTTTAGCATCATGGATGCGGACGATTCTAAGCGTCTGCTGATGGAGCTGATGGTGCGAGACAACATGAGTGGGGCAGAGAGTCGTGAGCTGGCTGGCAAAGCAATCAAATACATCTCTGATTGGAAAAATGATTTGGTCGCCCCAGAAGATGCGGCGGCGACTTTGTCTGATCCAGAGGATTTGATGTTCGCTCACTTGTACGGCTTGTATGAGCGGAATTTACGGGCGTATAATGCGGTAGATTTTGATGATTTGATTGTCCTGCCTGCCAAGATTTTAAAAGAAAATGAACTGGTGCGAGACAAGTGGCAACGCCGCATTCGCTATCTTTTGGTCGATGAATATCAAGACACCAACACCGCCCAGTATGAGCTGGTCAAGCTGTTGGTGGGTGCGTCCGCTCGCTTTACGGTGGTGGGCGATGATGACCAGTCCATCTACACATGGCGTGGAGCCAAGCCTGAAAATATGGCATTATTAAAGCAAGATTTTCCAAACCTTCATGTGGTTAAATTGGAGCAAAACTACCGCTCAACCAACCGCATTTTGAGTGCGGCAAATACGGTGATTGCCAATAATGAGCATATTTTTGATAAGGCGTTGTGGTCGGATAAGGGTGAGGGGTCGCACATTCGAGTGATTACTTGTCCGTCTGATTTTGATGAGGCGGAGCGAGTGGCAAAAGAAATCGTGGCTCATCGCTTGCGTCATGGCAATCTGTGGGAGCAGTATGCGGTGCTGTATCGCTCCAATTTTCAGGCTCGTGCATTAGAAGCAGAACTGCGTCAGCTCAATGTCCCTTATAAGCTGTCTGGTGGTACTTCGTTTTTTGCTCGCACCGAAATCAAAGATGTGATGAGCTATCTGCGTATCATTCTAAATCCTGATGATGATGCGGCATTTTTACGCATCATCAATACGCCTAAGCGTGGTATGGGTTCGGCAACCTTAGAAAAACTAGGACTGCTTGCCCAAGAATATGGCATTTCTTTACTGTCGGCGTGCAGTCATGCCGGGCTAAAAGCAGCAGTTGGGGCAAAGGCGAGCAATACGCTGTATGCCTTTGCTGACTTTATTGAGCATTATACCCGTGAGCTTTATGACAATGCCGACCCCATGCCATTGGTGCGTCAGATGATTGTGGAGACAGGCTATATTGACTTTATCAAAGAAGACAGCAAGACTCCGCAACAAGAAAAAAACCGCTTGGATAATATTGAGTCGCTATATCAGTCCATTGCCACGCTCATTGACCGTGCCGAAGAGGACGAGGATAAGACCATCGAGGCGGTGATTCGTAAGATGATGCTGCTTGATATGCTAGAACAACAGCAAGAAGAGGAAAATACCAACAAAGTCAATCTGATGACCTTGCACGCCGCTAAGGGGCTGGAGTTTGACTTTGTGTATATCATTGGCGTGGAAGAAGAGATTCTGCCGCACCGCAATTCTTTGCTTGAAGACAACATTGAAGAAGAGCGTCGCTTGATGTATGTGGGCATTACCAGAGCAAGGCAAGAGCTGACTTTGACGCTGGCTCAAAAACGCCGTGCAGGTAAGGATTTTAAACAGACCACGCCGTCTCGCTTTTTGGACGAGCTGCCGACCGACCACATTGATTATCCTGCCAAACGAGGTGCGCAAAAAGACCCCAAGCAGACAGCTCAAGATTATCTGACGAACATTCAGGCGATGCTGGCTGCCAAACGAGGCGCATGA
- a CDS encoding WG repeat-containing protein: MTTRPTLFTKSLLTAVLVLANISHANTPSTQQNDDARKAQAEQWAMQRSAENKAKAAERRAREQALRQPKKQQRHGDFYRQKPTQDPQTGKYGVIDHQGNIIIDTIHDKLDEFTYVAFGDKPIYFAKKQGKYGIYDHQGGIILPFEYDNIGEIGELEQGILPLSKNGKWGMIKFATDRFQRIDFKKPYQVMVDFRLDYDFVHGFTDELSLVHKNDKYGFIDKTGSPIIPLTYDTALPFYPPITKVHNSKHPDIINDPIAFVGIKSGDKMHLGAIDTTGKVIIPIEYDGIDINTIFNPFVIILKDNQSSVFGRNGSRILPDTYDKIQPSPLCFGILELINPNNEPRKCTLYTLKNGVENKIDIDY; encoded by the coding sequence ATGACAACACGCCCCACCCTTTTTACTAAATCCCTTTTAACTGCCGTACTGGTTTTGGCAAATATCTCCCATGCCAACACCCCATCAACCCAACAAAATGATGATGCACGCAAAGCCCAAGCAGAGCAATGGGCAATGCAACGGTCAGCAGAAAATAAAGCCAAAGCAGCCGAAAGGCGAGCAAGGGAACAAGCACTACGACAACCCAAAAAACAACAAAGACATGGGGATTTTTATCGCCAAAAGCCCACCCAAGACCCCCAAACTGGCAAATATGGCGTGATTGACCATCAGGGTAATATCATCATTGATACCATTCATGACAAACTTGACGAATTTACCTATGTTGCTTTTGGCGATAAACCTATATATTTTGCGAAAAAACAGGGTAAATATGGCATTTATGACCATCAAGGCGGTATTATTTTGCCTTTTGAATATGATAACATTGGTGAAATTGGTGAATTAGAACAAGGCATTTTACCCTTATCTAAAAATGGCAAATGGGGTATGATAAAATTTGCCACCGACCGATTTCAACGCATTGATTTTAAAAAGCCTTATCAGGTCATGGTTGATTTTAGGCTAGACTATGATTTTGTGCATGGATTTACTGATGAATTATCACTCGTTCATAAAAATGACAAATACGGCTTTATTGATAAAACAGGTAGCCCAATAATACCATTAACCTACGACACCGCCCTGCCATTTTATCCACCCATCACCAAAGTACATAATAGCAAACACCCCGACATCATCAATGACCCCATTGCCTTTGTCGGTATCAAATCAGGCGACAAAATGCACCTTGGGGCAATCGACACAACAGGCAAAGTCATCATTCCCATTGAATATGATGGCATTGATATCAATACTATATTTAATCCTTTTGTGATTATTTTAAAAGACAATCAATCGAGCGTTTTTGGTCGCAATGGCTCACGCATTTTGCCTGATACTTATGATAAAATCCAACCATCGCCATTATGTTTTGGCATCTTAGAACTCATCAATCCCAATAATGAACCCAGAAAATGCACACTCTACACTCTTAAAAATGGTGTGGAAAATAAAATTGATATTGACTATTGA
- a CDS encoding site-specific recombinase, giving the protein MQNSDYAGLEDILQRILALKELPESQVLKHLVDELRVEDGDAEKANAKMNELITLIEKHPEYGSGLAAFILRLTNKYNQVTLYTDTGIASDHSFSYSVNRLIGHRFLPLLPEEDSVVELAGFLFNGRSDLRWMRAIEEEKWDRLIELIRVDEEDLALVATAKNSILNAIVILSYRISGMGLHPDLMAAYPQMLNHSAAFVAQNQEAVLFVNQYRKAHELDLMTDVTPDEDISPAPLLVMLEQCEDIVTNVRKRIYKTGISIRLTNMLVRLEQSLHRMQVLIELVADNKKKRDEAIVELTTQIVRTAKTRYSFGHLIENNTKLLSRKVTENASRVGEHYISTDRTGYRKMYKKAAIGGFFIAFMATIKILATSLVLAPIGKAFVNSMIYGLGFVTIHIAGGTVATKQPAMTAAAIASTISDGSGNKKTQQMTKLSELIVDIMRTQFVAILGNISIAMPIALIIAYAWLHFTGAPMIDGSKAAQLLHELDPIRSLSLPHAAIAGVFLFLSGLIAGYYDNLAAYNKIGERIRRHRLLSYVMPSKWQDKLGGFVEANLGAIMGNFIFGCFLGSTATIGYMLGLPLDIRHIAFASANFVHGLFYLSPQDVTWSLAILSFVGVLLIGAVNLMVSFSLALIVALRSKEVEFTEWKKLAGLVWRHFLVNPWDFLFPRSESVKYAQIDSEGRVIYEDVIDEKESNTRVLPDNYVVRRLGRKPKDKEKDKSDDGKDIREAIAEHHNKDEGQDGEVVIEENQNTTPLPKPDKPPKLPK; this is encoded by the coding sequence TTGCAAAATTCTGATTATGCTGGCTTAGAAGACATTTTGCAGCGCATTTTGGCGCTCAAAGAGTTGCCAGAGTCGCAGGTGTTAAAACACCTTGTCGATGAGCTGCGTGTGGAAGATGGCGATGCTGAGAAGGCAAATGCTAAGATGAATGAACTGATCACGCTCATCGAAAAACACCCTGAATACGGCTCGGGCTTGGCGGCGTTTATTTTAAGATTGACTAATAAATACAATCAAGTAACGCTATATACTGACACGGGCATTGCGTCCGACCATAGCTTTTCTTATAGTGTCAATCGTCTGATCGGACATCGTTTTTTGCCGCTGTTGCCTGAGGAAGATTCGGTGGTGGAGCTGGCAGGCTTTTTGTTTAATGGGCGCAGTGATTTGCGTTGGATGCGTGCCATCGAGGAAGAAAAATGGGACAGGCTCATCGAGCTCATCCGTGTCGATGAAGAAGACCTTGCGCTGGTAGCCACCGCCAAAAACAGCATTCTAAATGCCATCGTCATTTTGTCTTATCGCATCAGCGGCATGGGTCTGCATCCTGATTTGATGGCGGCATACCCACAAATGCTCAATCATTCTGCCGCTTTCGTCGCTCAAAACCAAGAGGCGGTGCTTTTTGTTAATCAGTATCGAAAGGCGCATGAACTGGACTTGATGACGGATGTGACGCCTGATGAGGACATCAGCCCTGCGCCGCTTTTGGTCATGCTAGAGCAGTGCGAGGACATTGTCACCAATGTGCGAAAACGCATCTATAAGACGGGCATCTCTATCCGCCTGACCAACATGCTGGTGCGTCTTGAACAGAGTCTGCACCGCATGCAAGTGCTGATCGAGCTGGTGGCGGATAATAAAAAGAAGCGTGATGAGGCGATCGTCGAGCTGACCACGCAGATCGTGCGTACGGCGAAGACTCGATACAGCTTTGGTCATTTGATTGAGAATAATACCAAGCTGCTATCCAGAAAAGTCACCGAAAACGCCAGTCGTGTCGGTGAGCATTACATCAGTACCGACCGCACCGGCTATCGCAAGATGTATAAAAAAGCAGCGATTGGCGGATTTTTTATTGCATTTATGGCGACCATTAAGATTTTGGCGACTTCATTGGTACTGGCGCCGATTGGTAAGGCATTTGTGAACAGCATGATTTATGGCTTAGGCTTTGTGACCATTCACATCGCAGGTGGTACGGTCGCCACCAAACAGCCTGCCATGACTGCCGCCGCCATCGCATCCACCATCTCCGACGGCTCTGGCAACAAAAAAACCCAGCAGATGACCAAGCTGTCTGAGCTGATCGTGGACATCATGCGTACGCAGTTTGTGGCGATTTTGGGTAATATTTCGATCGCCATGCCGATTGCGCTCATCATCGCTTATGCTTGGCTGCATTTCACGGGTGCGCCCATGATTGATGGCTCGAAAGCGGCGCAGCTGTTGCATGAGCTTGATCCGATTCGCTCCTTGTCGCTGCCACATGCAGCCATTGCAGGCGTGTTTTTGTTCTTATCAGGTCTGATTGCAGGCTATTATGACAATCTGGCGGCTTATAATAAAATCGGCGAGCGCATCAGACGACATCGCTTGCTGTCTTATGTCATGCCAAGTAAGTGGCAGGATAAGCTTGGCGGGTTTGTAGAGGCAAATCTGGGGGCGATCATGGGCAACTTCATCTTTGGTTGCTTTTTGGGTAGTACGGCAACCATCGGCTATATGCTTGGCTTGCCGTTAGACATTCGCCACATCGCCTTTGCGTCTGCCAACTTTGTACATGGGCTGTTTTATCTGTCGCCACAAGATGTCACTTGGTCGCTTGCGATTTTGTCTTTTGTTGGTGTACTGCTCATTGGTGCGGTGAACTTGATGGTGAGTTTTTCATTGGCGCTGATCGTGGCACTGCGCTCAAAAGAGGTGGAATTTACCGAGTGGAAAAAGCTGGCGGGACTGGTTTGGCGTCATTTCTTGGTCAATCCGTGGGACTTTTTATTCCCAAGAAGCGAGTCGGTGAAATATGCACAAATCGACAGCGAGGGGCGTGTCATCTATGAAGATGTGATCGATGAAAAAGAATCGAACACACGAGTGCTGCCTGACAATTATGTCGTGCGTAGGCTCGGTCGTAAGCCCAAAGATAAGGAAAAAGACAAATCCGATGATGGTAAAGACATCCGTGAGGCGATCGCAGAGCACCATAACAAGGACGAAGGGCAAGATGGTGAGGTCGTGATTGAAGAAAATCAAAACACCACGCCACTGCCCAAGCCTGACAAACCGCCTAAGCTACCTAAATAA
- the rsmG gene encoding 16S rRNA (guanine(527)-N(7))-methyltransferase RsmG produces MTYHKISAYADDFARDLQRFAHELQLSFSQTQIEQLLRYLDNLLLWTKAYNLTAITAPKEAFVKHILDCLAIVADLPKSESSNVSVLDIGTGAGLPSVIIAIMRPDWQVTALDSNGKKVRFIRQMAGELKLTNIAPVASRIEEFEGEFDVITSRAFASLEDFVMLAKPYLKADGVLYAMKGKVPSDDDKKALSDWQIAVKPVVVPTLPDERCVVYLHKLGA; encoded by the coding sequence ATGACTTACCATAAAATTTCTGCTTATGCAGACGACTTTGCCCGTGATTTACAGCGATTTGCCCATGAACTGCAATTGTCTTTTAGTCAGACGCAAATCGAGCAGCTGCTTAGATACTTAGACAATCTACTTTTGTGGACAAAGGCGTATAATTTGACCGCCATTACCGCCCCAAAAGAGGCGTTCGTTAAGCATATTTTGGATTGTTTGGCGATTGTGGCGGATTTGCCAAAGAGCGAATCATCAAATGTCAGCGTGCTAGACATCGGCACGGGCGCAGGCTTGCCGTCTGTCATCATTGCCATCATGCGACCTGACTGGCAAGTGACCGCCCTTGACAGCAATGGCAAAAAAGTGCGTTTTATTCGTCAGATGGCAGGCGAGCTAAAACTTACCAACATCGCGCCTGTGGCAAGTCGCATTGAGGAATTTGAGGGCGAGTTTGATGTCATTACTTCTCGTGCCTTTGCCAGCCTTGAAGATTTTGTGATGCTTGCCAAGCCCTATTTAAAGGCAGATGGCGTGCTGTATGCCATGAAAGGCAAAGTGCCAAGCGATGACGACAAAAAAGCCCTTAGCGACTGGCAAATAGCCGTCAAGCCTGTCGTTGTGCCGACTTTGCCTGATGAGCGTTGTGTGGTGTATCTGCACAAACTTGGTGCGTGA
- a CDS encoding META domain-containing protein, protein MKTPFIILPVALFIAALPACTNHQATNNQTNTDLNTSNTDNNSTQQAAPLTDDELLSSIKSDQQWQSLPLTYEHLLGRWKLAVVSDKDFNNLNLPIVKKDNTTITFNKSTELNNYWVHLPNNCNSMNGEFTLTKTAIKIRGNLATTEMACATPPKALDDNMIHSVILNGDYKIYQKEQRILKIHHDHQYWIFINNT, encoded by the coding sequence ATGAAAACACCTTTCATCATTTTACCAGTCGCTTTATTCATCGCTGCATTACCCGCCTGCACCAATCATCAAGCGACAAACAATCAAACCAATACCGATCTAAACACATCAAATACAGACAATAACTCTACACAACAAGCTGCGCCACTCACTGATGATGAGCTGTTATCATCCATCAAATCCGACCAACAATGGCAAAGTCTGCCTTTAACTTATGAGCATTTATTAGGTCGCTGGAAATTGGCTGTGGTGAGCGATAAGGATTTTAATAATCTTAATCTACCCATTGTTAAAAAAGACAATACCACCATTACTTTTAACAAAAGCACAGAACTTAACAATTATTGGGTACATCTGCCAAATAATTGCAACTCCATGAACGGTGAATTCACACTCACCAAAACAGCCATCAAAATCCGTGGCAATCTTGCGACCACAGAGATGGCTTGCGCCACACCGCCCAAAGCGCTGGATGACAACATGATTCACTCGGTCATTTTAAACGGTGATTATAAAATTTATCAAAAAGAGCAGCGCATTTTAAAAATACACCACGACCATCAATAC
- a CDS encoding EamA/RhaT family transporter, giving the protein MIFLILAILASVSVAIFLKLARRRHIDIAQAILVNYITAIGLCFLLLKPQLSADVFHQGALIFIALGLLLPSVFIIMAKAVDLVGIAKSDVAQRLALFLPILASFTIFGESLTLAKGVGIVLAFGSLIALTYKPAHTHAKQSATPKATALILLGVWAGYGVIDVLFKQMSKLGAAFPNTLTVSFMLAFVLLFGYLLVKKTHWQGKSLASGVVLGGLNFANILFYIKAHQAFKDDPTLVFAGMNIGVICLGAVVGLFVFKEKLSKINGLGIILGVLAVWCLFYLK; this is encoded by the coding sequence ATGATTTTTCTTATTCTTGCCATTTTAGCCAGCGTGTCGGTCGCCATCTTTTTAAAATTGGCACGCAGACGGCACATTGACATCGCCCAAGCGATTTTGGTCAATTATATCACTGCTATTGGGCTGTGTTTTTTGCTCTTAAAGCCCCAGTTGTCCGCCGATGTTTTTCATCAAGGGGCGTTGATTTTTATTGCGTTGGGTCTGCTGTTGCCAAGCGTGTTCATCATCATGGCAAAGGCGGTGGATTTGGTCGGCATTGCTAAATCTGATGTCGCTCAAAGGCTGGCGTTGTTTTTGCCGATTTTGGCGTCATTTACCATTTTTGGTGAGAGTTTGACCCTTGCTAAGGGCGTGGGGATTGTGCTTGCCTTTGGTTCGCTGATTGCTCTGACTTATAAGCCTGCTCATACGCACGCCAAGCAGTCCGCCACGCCCAAAGCCACCGCCTTGATTTTGCTTGGGGTGTGGGCAGGCTATGGCGTGATTGATGTGCTGTTTAAGCAAATGTCCAAACTGGGTGCAGCGTTCCCAAACACGCTCACCGTGAGCTTTATGTTGGCGTTTGTGCTACTTTTTGGGTATTTACTTGTCAAAAAAACGCATTGGCAGGGCAAAAGTCTGGCAAGTGGCGTTGTGCTTGGCGGACTAAATTTTGCCAATATTTTGTTTTATATCAAAGCCCACCAAGCCTTTAAAGACGACCCCACCTTAGTATTTGCAGGCATGAATATTGGCGTGATTTGCTTGGGGGCGGTCGTGGGGCTGTTTGTCTTCAAAGAAAAACTCTCCAAAATCAATGGACTTGGCATCATCTTGGGTGTGCTGGCGGTGTGGTGTTTGTTCTATTTAAAATGA